DNA sequence from the Nicotiana tomentosiformis chromosome 3, ASM39032v3, whole genome shotgun sequence genome:
catGCATTCCAAATATAAGCTAGAACCTCGAACAATTATCTACATTATTATACACGAAAAGGATCTCTGAAGTAGCATGTACAATCAGGACCTTTTTAGATTCTGCATAATTAAAatgttgttataaatagcataagtTATTAGACCTCGAAATTGCTGCATACCTTTGTTTGTTCTGTAGTCCAACAGGTAACTTGCAAAACTTCCTCTCTAATTTAAAGGAAGCAGTGGGCAATTAACTGACTAGTTACGTTGTTTTCACTTCTGTATTTGAGGAAACTATTTGGGAGAAAACATGAAACAGATCATGCTACATTCACATTCCAACTACTAAATTAAAAAGTATGAAAAAGACAGCTTACGATAATACGTCCTTCAATCCTCAGATCTTTCTGCTCGAAAAGCCATATCTGAATGCGAGCTTTCTGTAAGCAATTGCACATAAATTGTAGGAACATGAGCAGAGCATCCATTAAGTAATGTAgtagaaaataaaaattaagcATAAACAAACGCGGAGAAACTTACACTCTGAAGAAACCTGAAAATCAGGTTCTGcaacaaaaagagaaaacaaaCGAACAAGAAAACACGTTATCCAAAATCTTAGTGCCGAGTGAAAACTGGGAAGTCCTAAATTAATCATTCAAATATGAAGGAACTTACAATGGGCTGGGTCATAATCCTTTGAACTTTGGTGCTAGCCATGGCTAAGACTCCTGTTTCTCCGACGAAGTAAAGCTCGCTCTGCGGTCAAAGAAAGCAGCTAAACCCTAGCAAATACCCTAATACTTGGATGCGCGAATCGAAATGGCGCCTAATACCGTAGACACATACAAATATAAATTCGGGTTTGGGCTCGCGGAAAACGCCGCTTGCGTCTGGGCTTTTCTTTTCTGTGCACTGCTTCGGCCTGTCTCGTTCCTTAAAAAATTGCAAAAATATGACACTTTTTGAGGTGTCTTTAATTTTTGACCCTCTAGTCCTATGGGTGGACTTTAAGATCAAAAGTTAAAAGTATTGCCCATAAGGCAAGCGAGAGATAATACTTGTTAACTTAAAGTTCTGCCCATAGAACAAGCGGGGACGAAAATTCAAGGAGCTATTATCACTTCTAGCCATCCGAAAAAAACTAATGACAATCGGTAGCCATAAATTTCAATATACATTTTATAGCCCAAAACTAATTCTAGGTCTAGCCACCGAAATTGACAAACCCAACTATCACGGAAACACAATGTTGAGTTGCAGCAAGAACCCTATCTTGTCCTTCTATAGTCGCCACCATCAACCCTTCTCTCTCTCTATTTTCCTTCATTTCTCTTTCAACCTGGCTCTATATATCTATGTGTGTGgattgaattgaattgaattgatATATGTATAGAGATTTGGGGTGTTTGAAATTAGGGGTTGGGAGAAAGGGGAAGGAAAATAGGTCCTCGATCGAAGTGAGGGGGGAAAGAGGGGAGAAAGAGGACTAGAATTGTTTGgtgggttttgggagttgcaaTTTCGAAAATTCAAATGTGGATTGTAGCGTCCATTTCAGCAGCTGCTGCCTTCGtccttccaacttccaaaaatagattttagtattatttttgaagtattttgctttttaaaattttaattttttatctcaTGCATAGTattcactatacaaaatatatacaaagtagactgtcactatacgaaaaatatactaaatagactgtcactacacaatttatatataatcgactgtcactatacaaaatagaatgttactatacaaaaaatatacaaaataaactgtcattgtacaatttatatacaatagactgttactatgcaaaaaatatacaaaatagattgtcgctatacaaaatatatactaaatagactgtcattatacaaaaaatatacgaaatagactgtcactatacaaaaaatatacaaaatagatatttcaggctattagatgtaatatgtttgggccggaggGCCATTTCGTATCAATGGGaaaaaatatgggctattaaaattttgaagggttatagagggtagttttctcaaataTATACTACAATTTGATTCCTCGTTTCTGTTGGGCCTTGGCTATATGACTCATTCGGGAAAAATTTAAGTTTCAAGAAATAGTATGGCACTTGGATGTCGCCTCTTCGCCACCTGGGACTGTAGTATGTTACAAGTGTTTAGTTGTTCCTCATGAAAGTGATGTTTGAGCTGGATTCAAAACATCTTGTGACAATTTGAGTATATATC
Encoded proteins:
- the LOC104089263 gene encoding uncharacterized protein — protein: MASTKVQRIMTQPINLIFRFLQSKARIQIWLFEQKDLRIEGRIIGFDEYMNLVLDDAEEVNVKKKSRKQLGRILLKGDNITLMMNTGK